Proteins encoded in a region of the Dreissena polymorpha isolate Duluth1 chromosome 6, UMN_Dpol_1.0, whole genome shotgun sequence genome:
- the LOC127833824 gene encoding uncharacterized protein LOC127833824 isoform X1, producing the protein MDVSGLVQVTHTDVSGLVQVTHTDVSGLAQVTQTDVSGLAQVTHTDVSGLAQVTQMDVSGLAQVTQTDVSGLAQVTHTDESGLAQVTQMDVSGLVQVTQTDVSGLAQVTQTNVSGLAQVTQTDVSGLTRPVNGRGRKRLRNEHQWKRTVAKRSRGQGKTYISLMTGKQQLARLIRPGCGHSCRYKCHEKFSLNDRESIFHSFWQLGEVSKQWQYVGTYAKQKPKQVQKSSGGNRKVSIQWSLPKQGTGPEKVCKTFFLHTLDISETVIKTAYRKLGMLGVSEKDMRGKHRNRPNTVSCDAKDRVRQHIESFQCVDSHYCRKDTSKRYLPAQLNVKKMYQLYKEQCQQEDLSPVHISMYRKIFDCEYNLSFHKPIKDRCDFCVSVENAGPDVKQAQQGEYNRHINNKIKSRQSKVDDKEKAKTDHDLCVACFDLEQVLLTPHSNESCLYYKRKLSSFNFTIYDLCTKDGYCYIWNEVISGRGACEIASCVLDFIKAKRKKGIKHFIFYSDNCSSQNKNKYYITMLWHSLQSLGISTIQHKYLIKGHTQNEADSIHACVEAASRKISIYTTAQWSAVVRTARREQPYIVKEMGPTDFFDFKAISVQLKNFHLNENNEKVDWHSIQLLKLNSESPNKFDYQTDYDGLVKSVDLFKRLRSSCGDVPNPCQIMLSVLHTELIPLGRDKYVDLVHLCSKGIIPRVHHPFYLLLPHQ; encoded by the coding sequence ATGGATGTAAGTGGTTTAGTTCAGGTGACACATACGGATGTAAGTGGTTTAGTTCAGGTGACACATACGGATGTAAGTGGTTTAGCTCAGGTGACACAAACGGATGTAAGTGGTTTAGCTCAGGTGACACATACGGATGTAAGTGGTTTAGCTCAGGTGACACAAATGGATGTAAGTGGTTTAGCTCAGGTGACACAAACAGATGTAAGTGGTTTAGCTCAGGTGACACATACGGATGAAAGTGGTTTAGCTCAGGTGACACAAATGGATGTAAGTGGTTTAGTTCAGGTGACACAAACGGATGTAAGTGGTTTAGCTCAAGTGACACAAACAAATGTAAGTGGTTTAGCTCAGGTGACACAAACGGATGTAAGTGGTTTAACCAGACCAGTAAATGGAAGAGGGAGAAAAAGGCTTAGAAACGAACATCAGTGGAAAAGGACAGTGGCCAAAAGATCAAGGGGTCAAGGTAAGACCTATATTTCTTTGATGACAGGGAAGCAGCAATTAGCCCGTCTTATTCGTCCAGGCTGTGGCCACTCGTGCCGATATAAATGCCACGAAAAGTTTTCACTAAATGACCGCGAGAGCATTTTTCATTCGTTCTGGCAATTGGGCGAAGTCTCAAAACAATGGCAGTATGTTGGAACATATGCTAAACAAAAACCTAAGCAAGTTCAAAAAAGCTCAGGGGGTAATAGAAAGGTTTCTATTCAATGGAGTCTCCCGAAGCAAGGCACTGGACCAGAAAAGGTATGTAAAACCTTCTTCCTTCATACACTTGACATTTCAGAGACTGTTATTAAAACAGCTTACCGAAAACTGGGGATGTTGGGTGTCAGTGAAAAAGACATGCGAGGTAAGCATAGAAACAGACCAAACACTGTGTCGTGTGATGCGAAGGATCGAGTGAGGCAACATATAGAATCTTTCCAATGTGTCGATAGCCATTATTGTAGGAAAGACACAAGTAAAAGGTACTTGCCAGCacagttaaatgtaaaaaaaatgtatcagttgtATAAAGAGCAATGCCAACAAGAAGATTtatcacctgtacatatttcgaTGTACAGAAAAATATTTGACTGCGAGTACAACCTTTCTTTTCATAAACCTATAAAGGATAGATGTGACTTCTGTGTTTCTGTTGAAAATGCTGGTCCAGATGTCAAACAAGCCCAACAAGGTGAATATAACAGGCacatcaacaataaaataaaatcccgACAGAGCAAAGTTGATGATAAAGAAAAGGCCAAAACTGATCATGATTTATGTGTAGCATGTTTTGATCTTGAACAGGTCCTGCTCACACCTCACAGTAATGaatcatgtttatattataaaagaaaactGTCATCATTCAATTTTACAATATATGACCTATGCACTAAGGATGGCTATTGCTATATATGGAACGAAGTCATTTCTGGCCGTGGGGCATGTGAGATTGCGTCTTGTGTGCTGGATTTTATCAAGGCTAAACGAAAAAAAGGTATTAAGCACTTTATATTCTACTCTGATAATTGCTCATcccaaaacaaaaataaatactacATAACTATGCTTTGGCATTCCCTTCAAAGTCTTGGTATCAGCACCATACAACACAAATACCTTATCAAAGGTCATACTCAAAATGAGGCTGATAGCATACATGCCTGTGTCGAGGCAGCATCAAGAAAGATTTCAATATACACAACTGCTCAGTGGTCAGCTGTTGTTCGAACAGCTAGGAGAGAACAACCATACATTGTTAAAGAGATGGGCCCCACTGATTTCTTTGACTTTAAGGCAATATCGGTACAATTGAAAAATTTTCACCTCAATGAAAACAATGAGAAAGTGGACTGGCATTCTAtccagttattgaaattaaacaGTGAATCCCCAAACAAGTTTGACTACCAAACTGATTATGATGGTCTAGTCAAATCTGTAGATTTGTTCAAGCGTCTACGCTCATCATGTGGGGATGTTCCAAATCCTTGCCAAATAATGCTCTCTGTTCTTCACACTGAGTTGATACCACTTGGTAGGGACAAGTATGTTGACCTTGTTCACTTATGTTCAAAGGGAATCATTCCACGGGTACACCACCCCTTTTATCTATTGTTACCCCACCAGTAA
- the LOC127833824 gene encoding uncharacterized protein LOC127833824 isoform X2, with the protein MMVVQASYSQGHLKFGGNGRQCIANAICAAQKCSQSNPSEWDTSALDSILKEGDIMYQSIALKKQYLCIEDIPKSVCRLENIVYGSLSIGADNDSTFFSLEDAIGKCIGTAETAGCMFTMGDLEPCYSSALMKHSNTYFFFDPHSRNECGMLSSDGKATLTSHSNASSLCLFIRHLAASLKLPSSVPFELSMVNNENTAHSDSDSEFSGFDPVSDSEYTKRVANSVVESSSVSTCSSVSSISDFDCSNAGSDFDHMIMETIVGLDDSATFLQSIDLSTFSEERTHKSHSSKHDVDSSLNEKVLSDVPIS; encoded by the coding sequence ATGATGGTGGTACAAGCCAGTTACAGTCAAGGGCATTTGAAGTTTGGTGGAAATGGTCGACAGTGCATAGCAAATGCCATATGCGCTGCGCAAAAGTGTTCACAGTCAAATCCATCTGAATGGGACACCTCAGCACTTGACTCTATTTTAAAAGAAGGTGACATTATGTATCAATCAATTGCTTTGAAAAAGCAATACTTGTGTATTGAAGACATTCCAAAGTCTGTTTGTAGActtgaaaatattgtttatggATCTTTGTCTATTGGTGCTGATAATGACTCAACATTTTTTAGTCTAGAAGATGCTATTGGTAAGTGTATTGGTACAGCAGAAACTGCGGGTTGCATGTTTACTATGGGGGATTTAGAACCATGCTATTCAAGTGCCTTAATGAAGCATTCtaatacatatttcttttttGACCCTCACAGTCGAAATGAGTGTGGTATGCTCAGCTCAGATGGAAAAGCTACCTTAACCTCACATTCTAATGCCTCCTCCCTTTGCTTGTTTATAAGACATCTAGCTGCTTCCCTTAAACTTCCTTCATCAGTTCCATTTGAACTATCAATGGTAAACAATGAAAACACAGCACATTCTGATTCAGATAGTGAGTTTTCAGGGTTTGATCCTGTAAGTGACAGTGAATACACAAAGCGTGTTGCAAACTCAGTTGTTGAAAGCTCTAGTGTTAGCACATGCTCAAGTGTTTCATCTATATCTGACTTTGATTGCAGTAATGCAGGGTCTGATTTTGATCACATGATTATGGAAACAATAGTTGGGTTAGATGATAGTGCCACCTTTTTGCAATCAATTGATTTATCTACCTTTTCTGAAGAAAGAACACACAAAAGCCATTCAAGCAAACATGATGTTGACTCATCACTTAATGAAAAGGTTTTAAGTGATGTACCCATAAGTTAA